In Aeromicrobium wangtongii, the DNA window CTGCTTGAGGTAGCCCAGCAGGAAGTCGATCGACAGTGACCGCTCGTGGGCCTCGTCGATGATGATCGTGTCGTAGCGCGACAGGCGCCGGTCGCGCTGCAGCTCGGCCAGCAGCAGACCGTCGGTGACCAGGCGGATCGCGGTGGCCTCGCTGGTCTGGTCGTCGAAGCGCACGGCGTAGCCGACTTCCGCGCCGAGGTCGACCTCGCACTCGTCGGCGATGCGTTTGGCGACCGAGCGTGCGGCGATGCGACGGGGTTGGGTGTGGGCGATCGCGCGACGTCCCAGCTCGTAGGCGATCTTCGGCAGCTGGGTGGTCTTGCCGGATCCGGTCTCGCCGGCCACGACGACGACCTGGTGGTCGCGCATGGCGGCGGCGATGTCGTCGTGCCGGTCCGTGATCGGGAGGGCACTGTCAAAGGCGATCTTCACTTCAGGCCAAGACTATCGGCGAGCAGCAAGTAGCCGACGAAGGCCACGATGTCGATCAGTGCGTGGGCGATGACCAGCGGCATGACCCGGCCCGTCCGGTGGAACCAGTAGCCGAACACCAGGCCCATGACGAAGTTGCCGATGCCGGGGCCGATGCCTTGGTAGAGGTGGTAGCTGCCGCGCAGCGCCGCCGCCGCGACGATCGCCGCCGTCGTGCCCCAGCGCAGCTGGCGCAGGCGGGTCATCAGGTAGCCGATGACCACGACCTCCTCCAGCACGGCGTTCTTGATCGCCGCGAGGATGAGCATCGCGCCGGTCCACCAGTAGGTCAGGTCGGGTGCCGGGATGATCTCGGTCGTGATGCCCAGGGCGCGGCCCAGGAAGTAGAAGCCGAGGCCGGGGATGCCGATCAGCGCGGCGAGCGCGGTGCCCGAGGCGAGATCGAACCAGGGCCGCGTGGCGTCCAGGCCGAGCCGCCGGGTCACCCGTTCCTTGACCGGGTCCAGCGACAGCAGGTACAGGACCAGAGCGACTGGCACCAAGGCGAAGCCGATGCCCAGCACCTGGTAGATGAAGTCGAAGACCTCACGGTTGTCCTGCGTGGAGTTCAGCGAGGCGGTCTGGTCGCGCAGGCCGCCCGGCAGCGTGGCCTTGCGGATCAGGTTGACCAGTGCGTAGACCCCGGATGCGCCGAGGGACAGGCCGATGACGATCCAGATCTCGATCTTCAGCCGGCGATCGGACACGGTCAGAGGTCGTTCGTGCTGAACGTGTCGCAGCCGTTGATGGTGCCGCCGTCGTAGCCGGCCATGAACCACTTGCGGCGGGACTCGCTGGACCCGTGCGTCCAGGTCTCCTGGTTGACGCGTCCGCCGCCCAGCTCCTTCTGGATGTGGTCGTCGCCCACTGCCGACGCCGCCGACAGGGCCGAGTCGATGTCCTGCTGGGTCAACGGCTTGAGCAAGGTGTTGCCCTCGGCGTCCTGGGTCGTGGAGGCGTGGTGCGCCCACACGCCGGCCAGGCAGTCGGCCATCAGCTCGATGCGTACGCCGCCGCTGGTCGGGCCGGTCCGGCCGTCCTGGCCCTTCGCGAGCAGGCCGAGGATGTTCTCGACGTGGTGCCCGTATTCGTGGGCGACGACGTACTCCTGCGCGAGCGCGCCGTCGTCGGCGCCGTACTTCGAGCTCAGCTCGTCGAAGAAGCTCGCGTCGATGTAGACCCGCTCGTCGCTGGGGCAGTAGAACGGGCCGGTCTGGTTGGACGCCGTCCCGCAGGGCGACTGCGTCGCGCCGGAGTAGATGACGGTCTTGGCGGCGCGGTACTGACGGCTCACATCGGCCGGCAGGGCGTCGTTCCAGTAGTCCTGGACGCTGTTGACGGTGCCGATGATGCGGCAGGTGTCGTCCCGGTTGGCGTCGGCGCCGGTCTTGCACTGGTCGAAGGACGTGGCCGACTCGGTGCCGCCGGTCTGCACCTGGCTGGTGTCGTACGGGTTGGCGGTGCTGCCGCCGAGGATCGACGGGTCCACGCCCAGGAACACCGCGACCAGCGTGATGACGAGGCCGCCGATGCCGCCGCCGATCGCGAGCCCCCCGCGGGAGCCGCCACCGGTCACCTGGCTGGTGTCCAGCCGGGACCCTTCGTTGAAGCTCATCGACCTGCCCCGCTGCGTGCGCTCATGACGAGTCATCCTACGCAGCGCCGCATGCAGCGCATCAGCACGAAAGCGCCGTTAGGGTCGTCGTGTGACCTCGACGAACGCCGGTACCAGCTTCGCCATGCCCGATGCCCTGTCGGCGGGTGATGCCGCGCGACTGCGCGGGTTGCGCCGCATGCGGGCGCTGGCGCTCTCGCTCCTGATCCTGGCGGCGATCATCTACGTGCTGACCCGTGAGCACGACACCGGGTGGCTCGGGTACGTCAACGCCGGGTCGGAGGCCGCCATGGTCGGCGCGATCGCCGACTGGTTCGCGGTGACGGCGCTGTTCCGGCATCCGCTGGGCCTGCCCATCCCGCACACCGCGATCATCCCCAACCGCAAGGAGACGCTGGGCGAGAGCCTGCAGGAGTTCGTCGCGGACAACTTCTTGAAGGAGGACGTGATCCGCGAGCGCATCGCGTCCGCGGGTGTCAGCCGGCGTGCTGGGGAGTGGGTCGTCAACCGGCACCATGCCGACCGCCTGGTCGCCGAGGGATCGCGGATCCTCGCCGACGCCCTGGGGCACGTACGCGAGAGCGATGTCGCCGCGGTCATCCAGGAGGCGCTGATCCCACGGCTGCAGGACGAGGAGCTCAGCCCCGTCGTCGGTCAGCTGCTGGAGGAGGTGCTGCGCGACGACGCGCACCGCGGCCTGGTGGACCTCGCGGTCGACGAGCTGAGCCGCTGGCTGTCCCACAACGAGGCCGAGGTCGCCGCGCTCATCGAGAACCGCGCGCCGTCGTGGACACCCCAGTGGGTGGACAAGCGGGTCGCCACGTGGGTGCACGAGCAGGTCGTGGAGTGGGTCGCGGACATCGGCCGCACCCCCGACCACAGCGCCCGTCTGGCGCTCGACAGCTGGCTGCGCGACCTGGCCGACGACCTGCAGCACGATCCGGACACGATGGAGCGTTTCGAGCGGCTCAAGGTGCGGATGCTGTCGCAGTCGCGCATCACCACGACGTCCGTGCACCTGTGGGAGGCGCTGCGCCGGGCGCTGATCGGGTCGCTGGGCGACGAGAGCGGTCTGCTGCGTACCCGGGCCACCGAGGAGCTCGAACGCCTCGGGCACCGCCTGATCGAGGACGAGACGCTCAGCGCCCGCGTCGACCAGTCGATCTCGAACATCGCCGCCTACGCGGTCAACAACTACGGCAGCGAGGTCGCCACGATCATCTCGGCGACGGTCAACCGGTGGGACGGCAAGGAGACCGCGGATCGCATCGAGCTGCACGTCGGGCGAGACCTGCAGTTCATCCGCATCAACGGCACGGTCGTCGGTGGTCTGGCCGGCATCGTCATCCACGCGATCTCGACCGTTCTGTAAGACGCGCACTTGGTCCCTTGCGCGGGGCCTGATGCCGGGCGTAGAACTGACCGAAGGTTCTTCCTTCGGGAAGACGGGGACGGTTTCAGGATCAGGCCCATGGCCGGCGGCGCGAGCCAATGGGAGCCTCCGGTGATGCGGCAGGTGGGCCTGGCGAAGGACCGCACCCGAGCGAGCACATCACGCTCGGTCACAGGGAGGCCCCGGGAATCTAGGTCCCGGGGCCTCGCCTGCATTGTCCCGCATCGCCCCGGTGTGACAAGAGGGAACATGGACATCGCCGCGCTGCAATCGCAACGATCTCCGCTCAGGGTTGATGGGTCGTGGCCCACCGGTGGAGCCCGGTGTTCGGACACCGGGGAGACCTTTGCTAAAGTTCAGTGCTGCACCGCGCTTGATCAGAGCGCATGTCCGGGTGGCGGAATGGTAGACGCGCTAGCTTGAGGTGCTAGTGCCCTGTTAGGGGCGTGGGGGTTCAAGTCCCCCCTCGGACACGGAACATATTCAGAGGGTGGTTCTCCGGTAATTCGGGGTGCCACCCTCTTTCCGGTCCAATGCTGCCCTGGCTTTGACGGATGCCGAAGGGCCCAAGTTCGTGTCGCTCGCTCCTGAGATCTCGGCCGTCGTATGCCAGTGGGAATCGCTCCGCGCTCCGAACCCGCGCAAATGAAATGATGAAGAGAATCTGGGTGGTCCCGTCCGCTGCGACGTGCTCGTACTTTTTGGGCGATGAACACGTGCATCGGCACGATTGGTTCATGCGCTTGGGTACGGGACCAGACGTGCTCGTCGTCGGCTGCGCGACGGTGCGTTAGCTCCCAGCCCAAACTTGGGTTTTCGGGGTCGAGTAGCGGCCTGGCACGTTCGCACATGCCCCACGGGTAGTAGTCGGGGTATTTGTCATTGCGGAGGATGGCCTCGATAGGTGTGGGTGATGGGTTTGGCCAGTCGTCTCACTGCACGCTGTCGTCGTGTGTCTCGGTGAGGGCCAGGAGTTCCTCGCGTACTCGCGCCAGATGGTCAGCAGTCAGGTAGGCGCAGTTCATCGCGGCGACCAGACCTTCGGCCGCATACCGGATGGCTAAAGCCCGTCCGATGGGTAGGCCGTCGGCTTCGAACGCGGCTGTCCAGGCTTGGGCATCTGCGGCCTGCGCCGCATTGTGGGAGGCAGTGGCAATGTGGGTTCCCAGTACTGCATACAGGCCAGTGGGACTAGCGGCGTGAGTCAGGTATTCGCTGTCTCCGGTGAAGGCGCGCACGTAGGCGCGGGTGAACTTGCCGGGGCGGTTCTCAGTGATGTCGATCTGGGCTCGCACCTCTTCCCACGTGCGCATCACGGTGTGCTCGAACACCGCTTCGATCAGGATGTCCCGGGTCCTGAAGTGGTGCAGCAAGCCGCTCTTGGTGACTCCTGCGAGGGTGGCGATCTCGGCGAGGCTGACGCCAGCGCCTTGTTGTTCGATCGCCTGCTCGGCGGCTTCGAGGATCATCCGGCGAGTACGCTCGCGGTCACGCACCAACGTTCGCTCGGGCTGGGTCATTGGACACCTCCTTGACTGGGTGTGAGGGAATCACGCGCCACGCGACAACCGCTGCCACGAGCAGCAGGGCGGCTGCGACGAATGACGTTGACTGCATGGCCGAGGCGAACGCGTCCTGCGCGGCGGTGATGGCTGCACCGTTTTCGACGGCGGCTATGGCCGAGGCCAGTGAGTCGTCGAGTGCCTCGGCGTCGGTCGAACTCAGGCCGTCGGGTAGTTCAAGTCGCGATCGGTACATCGCCATCTGGATGGATCCCAGGACAGCGATGCCCAGCGCCCCGCCGAGTTCAAAGGCCGTCTCGGCTACGGCGGCCGCAGCACCGGAGCGCTCCTTTGGCACGGCACTGACCACCGCGTCTGTCGACAGAGTCATCGCGATGCCGATGCCGAGACCGACGACGGCCAACGAGACACCCAGCCCCCAGAATGACGCCCACAGTGTGGTTGCGCCGATACCGGCCAGGCCGAGTGCGCCTAGGCCGAGTCCGATCCCTATGGAGCGGCCGGCGCCGAATCGGGCGGCCATGAACCCGATCACGGCAATCACGGCCATCGAGGCGAGGGTCGCCGGAAGTTCAAAGAGTCCGGCCTTCAGCGGGCCGAGGCCGCGCACCATCTGTAGGTATTGGGAGAAGAAGAACAGTAGGCCGAGGAAAGCGAAGATCGACAAGGCGTTGGCGGCTACTGCACCGGAGAAGGCAGGGACCCGGAACAGTGAGATGTCCAGCAGCGGAGTGGTGAGGGTCTTTTGGCGGCGCGCGAACGCCCATCCAGCTACGAGGCCGACGACTGCGGCGAGCACGACCGTGGAGTCGAGTCCGTTGCCGATCCAGTGTTTGATGGCGTACACGGCCGGCACGATCGTCATGATCGAGAGAACGGAAGACAATAGATCGATCCGTTGATTATCGGCGCCGCGGGACTCGGGCAGCAGGAACCATCCGGCGATCAATACCAGGGCCATGATTGGCACGTTGATCAGGAACACTGAACCCCACCAGAAGCGCTCCAGCAGTAGCCCACCCACCAAGGGGCCGAGGGCAGCGCCTGCTGTGGCGCCTACTGACCACAGGGCGATCGCACGGGTCCGCTGAGCGGGGTCCGTGAAGAGATTGCGGATGACCGACAGGGTGGAGGGCATCAGTGTGGCTCCTGCGACGCCGAGCAGGGCGCGGGCTGCAATCAACGTTTCGGCGTTGTGTGCAAAGGCAGCCAAGATCGATGCGGTACCGAAGGCTGCGCTACCGATCAGCAGGAGGCGCTTGCGGCCGATTCGGTCGGCGACGTTGCCCATCGTGATCAGCAGTCCTGCGAGCACGAATGCGTAGATGTCGCCGATCCACAGCACCTGGTTTGCCGTGGGGGACAGGTCCTCGATCAGTGATGGGACGGCCAGGTAGAGCACCGTGCCGTCGATGGCGAGCAGCATGACTACAAGGACAAGTACTCCGAGCGCCAGCCATTCGCGGGGGCCAGCCAGACGGGGGGCGGATTGCTGACTACTCATGGGCGAGACATTAACAGACCAGATGGCTTGT includes these proteins:
- a CDS encoding CPBP family intramembrane glutamic endopeptidase — encoded protein: MSDRRLKIEIWIVIGLSLGASGVYALVNLIRKATLPGGLRDQTASLNSTQDNREVFDFIYQVLGIGFALVPVALVLYLLSLDPVKERVTRRLGLDATRPWFDLASGTALAALIGIPGLGFYFLGRALGITTEIIPAPDLTYWWTGAMLILAAIKNAVLEEVVVIGYLMTRLRQLRWGTTAAIVAAAALRGSYHLYQGIGPGIGNFVMGLVFGYWFHRTGRVMPLVIAHALIDIVAFVGYLLLADSLGLK
- the ypfJ gene encoding KPN_02809 family neutral zinc metallopeptidase, whose product is MSFNEGSRLDTSQVTGGGSRGGLAIGGGIGGLVITLVAVFLGVDPSILGGSTANPYDTSQVQTGGTESATSFDQCKTGADANRDDTCRIIGTVNSVQDYWNDALPADVSRQYRAAKTVIYSGATQSPCGTASNQTGPFYCPSDERVYIDASFFDELSSKYGADDGALAQEYVVAHEYGHHVENILGLLAKGQDGRTGPTSGGVRIELMADCLAGVWAHHASTTQDAEGNTLLKPLTQQDIDSALSAASAVGDDHIQKELGGGRVNQETWTHGSSESRRKWFMAGYDGGTINGCDTFSTNDL
- a CDS encoding DUF445 domain-containing protein is translated as MTSTNAGTSFAMPDALSAGDAARLRGLRRMRALALSLLILAAIIYVLTREHDTGWLGYVNAGSEAAMVGAIADWFAVTALFRHPLGLPIPHTAIIPNRKETLGESLQEFVADNFLKEDVIRERIASAGVSRRAGEWVVNRHHADRLVAEGSRILADALGHVRESDVAAVIQEALIPRLQDEELSPVVGQLLEEVLRDDAHRGLVDLAVDELSRWLSHNEAEVAALIENRAPSWTPQWVDKRVATWVHEQVVEWVADIGRTPDHSARLALDSWLRDLADDLQHDPDTMERFERLKVRMLSQSRITTTSVHLWEALRRALIGSLGDESGLLRTRATEELERLGHRLIEDETLSARVDQSISNIAAYAVNNYGSEVATIISATVNRWDGKETADRIELHVGRDLQFIRINGTVVGGLAGIVIHAISTVL
- a CDS encoding TetR/AcrR family transcriptional regulator, whose product is MTQPERTLVRDRERTRRMILEAAEQAIEQQGAGVSLAEIATLAGVTKSGLLHHFRTRDILIEAVFEHTVMRTWEEVRAQIDITENRPGKFTRAYVRAFTGDSEYLTHAASPTGLYAVLGTHIATASHNAAQAADAQAWTAAFEADGLPIGRALAIRYAAEGLVAAMNCAYLTADHLARVREELLALTETHDDSVQ
- a CDS encoding MFS transporter — protein: MSSQQSAPRLAGPREWLALGVLVLVVMLLAIDGTVLYLAVPSLIEDLSPTANQVLWIGDIYAFVLAGLLITMGNVADRIGRKRLLLIGSAAFGTASILAAFAHNAETLIAARALLGVAGATLMPSTLSVIRNLFTDPAQRTRAIALWSVGATAGAALGPLVGGLLLERFWWGSVFLINVPIMALVLIAGWFLLPESRGADNQRIDLLSSVLSIMTIVPAVYAIKHWIGNGLDSTVVLAAVVGLVAGWAFARRQKTLTTPLLDISLFRVPAFSGAVAANALSIFAFLGLLFFFSQYLQMVRGLGPLKAGLFELPATLASMAVIAVIGFMAARFGAGRSIGIGLGLGALGLAGIGATTLWASFWGLGVSLAVVGLGIGIAMTLSTDAVVSAVPKERSGAAAAVAETAFELGGALGIAVLGSIQMAMYRSRLELPDGLSSTDAEALDDSLASAIAAVENGAAITAAQDAFASAMQSTSFVAAALLLVAAVVAWRVIPSHPVKEVSNDPARANVGA